TAGATAAAAATGCCGATTCAACTCTTCATAATCCGTTTCCTCTTGCATAATGAAAGAGACAGCTTTTTCTATATCCTCAAGACTGAATTGTCTAGTCATTTCTGTAATTTTGTCATATTGCTCTCGCACTAACACATCTGTTTCGATAACCTTCTTTACCTGCTCCAGTGCAGGCTGTGTCAAATAAAGAGATGTGCTTGGATCGGTATCTGTTCGAAGTATTCGTGAGTATCGCAATTCACGAAGGGCATCATAAACTTGAACAACCGCCTGAGCGAGATGCTCCAGATGATGTTCACTAATCGACGCATCTTTCATTAACGTTGTCACATGCTCCAACGCACTTGTTGCACGGCAAGCAGCTTCCTCGTCTAGACTCCCTACCGCTGTTCCCGTCTTCGCCTGCGCCATCAGTCTGTCTGCTGCATCCACACATTGCTCTGCTCGTACCCGAAGTTTCTCCATTCCACCTTGTCGCATATCTTGAGTGTTAAACCAAGTAAGTGCCTCTTCCAGTCCATAATGTGTATAAACGTCACCTTCCTGTTGGAACGGAGGTACCATCGTATATCGATGTGTCGCGAATAGAATCTCTTCTTCAGGACGAGGATCATAGAATTCGCGATTCCGCCGGAAAGACAATTGTGTTTTCCGAGTTACCGCCTTTTGTGCTTCACAGATCATATCCTTCAGCGCAAGCTTCGCACCTTGTGTAGTATATTTCTCATGGCTTTTCAGTGCATCCTCTGCTTGCTGAATTAGAGTTAATAGCTTTTCTTTTTGCGGTGATGTTTCAATCATGTTATATCCCATCCTTTTACATGAAAATACATTGTACACAACTACGTTTACTTATATCGATCTAATAAGGGTGGATTAGCATGTACGGTCAAATGATACGTGTCTGGCCGACGAAGAGAAGCTCGAATTTTGCGCATGGATTGATTTCCTGGGGAATCCGTATACTGTTCTACAGGCTCTTTACGAATATCGACTTCTGTACGAATGATTCCAGCTTGATCCTTTGGCCCTACAGCAAGCACCTTGCCCATCGGATCAACAATACAGGATGGATTACACCAATCCCACATGATACCATGTGGCGGCAAAGCATTAGCCGCAGCAATATACACACTGCTTTCATACGCACGGCAAAGCCCATACAAGTTCTCCCACCCCCACGTCGGACAAGCGATTAGATCTGCCCCTGCTAGAGCTAATTCACGAACCGCTTCTGGAAACTGCATGTCAAAGCAAACCAGCATACCCAGATTACCGAACTCTGTCTCGAAAATAGGGTACTGGCTTCCTGCCGTAAGTTGCATTTGCTCTCCCGGAGTCAAATGTGTCTTATCATAGACGCCTTGGATATCACCATTTCGATTAAATAATACTGCTGAGTTGTAAACCTTGCCCTCTCTTGCTGTAAACAGACCAGCTACGATATATGTTCGATAGCTTTTGGCTAATGCAGCAAATTTGGCTATAAGTGGTCCATCCATGGCTTCTGCAGTCTGGATCAAATCATATCGATCATCCCCAGAAAACAAAGAAATATTAACCGACTCCGTTGTTACGATAAGATCTGTTCCTTGCTGTGCTGCCGCTGTACTCAATGTAAATACTTCTTGAAGTACGGCATCTCGTCTTGCAAATAAGTGGTTTACTGAATATTCCCCGGGATGTTTAACGTCATATAAAAAATGCTGGCTTTGTATCAAGCTAATTCGCACCCTTGCATCTTCCTCCCATCTGCTCATGCTTCACAGCAAGTGTATGGCTACTCCTATTTTTTTTATAGATACCCATTTTGAAGAATGGTATATATAATCATCGTTCTTATGCTTACGTTGCTATCAATATTTAACGAATACCCTAAATACCAACAAACTACTAAATTGCACGCAACACAATCTCCTCATAACCTCCTGGTGCGATTCCATAATTCAACTGTACTGTCAAGGCAATCGCTCTACTCTCACCTGGGTTTAGCACCATACAAGCGGGCTCGATCGTAACAGGCATGGATTCAAAACCGTAAGACCGTACATTCAATTAAATAGCTTTCTCTGTATTCTTTATATTCGTTAAAATAGCTTCATAACTTAAAACAAAAGAAAAGCGCGAGCATTAAGCAGATGGACTACTCAAACTCGCGCTGCATATGTAATTAAAAAATTCTTCTTTGCGATTTCAATTTTATTAACGATACGATTCCATAACTCTTGATAATTAAAGGTTGTCAACAATATCGCACCTTTACACGCTAATGGATAGGAAAATATACAGAATACGTCTCATCCTGCACTTCATAGAGCGGTATGAAACGAATACCATGATCAAGCTTCTTCGTCTTATAATAACCTGGGTTCCACCAACTATGGTTACGTTCCTGATCGGGTTCCACTATAGAAGATGGATTTTGAGGGTCACCTATTAATATCCGCTCCGCAGATGTAATACCCGCAAGTACGATCGGACCATCCAGAAAAGCATACATCTCTGAATTACCCGGTAAAACCTCCGTCACAAGATGCTTCTTAAACTCTACTGATACAACGTCCCCATCCTGCCATTCCCGGTTCAATTCCACAAACGTCATAGCTGTCATATTCTGAGCCGAGAACTGCTCACCATTTACAACAATCTTCGGTCCCCCAACCATCCACCATGGCATACGAAGCTTCAATGAGAATACGGATGGTTTTTCTACCTGAACTGTAATTGTATAAATAAATGAATCCGGCCGATGAGTTGGTATAGACGGAATGTTCACCTTCGTAATCGTCGTCATCCCTTCAACAGACCAATTATTCAGTGGATATATGCCATGCTGCCCTTCTTGTTCTATACGAAGACATATTTGCTGTCCTTCCACCATTAACTTCATCTGCGAAGGTAGCCACTGACAGATGGCAATTCCTGCTTTATCTTGTAAATAGATTTGTTGTTCATAAGCTGCATTCGCCTGCATTAATGTGCCATGACAACACCAGAAATGCTGTGTCCGTGAACCCCAATTTTTCTTACTTCCCGGTCCCATACCTAAGAAATAGGAGATCATCCCCGTCTCATGATGCTGATGAGCCAATACACCGTTATAGAACCGACGCTCCCAATAGTCTGCATAAGCTGGATCTCCTGTCCAACGCAGCAGCATATGGGCTAACCTCATCATATTATAGTTACAACAATGCTCTTGCCCAACACCAAGTCGTGCTGACATCTCGCCAGCTGGCATCCAGAGCTCCCCGTTATCGCCCGCACCTGTTGCCACATATCCACGTTGTTCAACTGCACATGTCCAGAAAGCTTCAACGACCTTTCTATAGCGCTCCTCTCCCGTCACTTCCCACGCTCTTGCCGCTCCTAATACTTCCGGTATTTGCGTATTAGCATGCTTATTCGTCAATACATCTTGCCCTTCCAATAAAGCATCGAAAAACCGACGACGATCATATTTGCGAATAAGCTCTAAATGGTGAATATCACCTGTGATACCGTATAGATCTGCCCAAGTCTCCAGCATCCCCCCGGTTTCCAAGTCCAACAGCTCATCCATTTGTTCCTGTGTAAAGCTGCTTGTCCAGCGATAGAACCAGGCTGCTATCCCTTTCATTAATTGAAGCGCGGTCTTATTCGCTCCAAGGGTATACATTTCATTCAAGCCCATTAAGAGTTTATGGATTGTATAATGTGGCGCCCATACGAAATTACCTTTGGCAATGCGGTGCATATAGGTTTCTGGAAAAGCAGCTAACCATTCGCCTCCATTTGCCTCCTGACAACGTGCTAATTCTGATACAATATAGTCTGCTTTGGCCTTAACTAACGGATCCTTCGTCTGTGAATAAATACGTGCTGCCGCAGATAACCAGTGACCCATAATATGACCTCGTAACTCACAGGTGGGAGATTCCCAGCCCCAATGCCATTGGTCAGGTCCTTCCATACTTGTGGTCGTTGCACTCGTTGTACCACCATTACCACTGTAACTCCACAAACCTGACTCTAAATAAAAGGTACGAAGTAAATTTTCATTTGTCAGACTCATAATATATGATTTATTTATCTCAAATCTCTTTTTTAAAGGTCCTTTCAATAAATGAACTTCGTTAGAAGGAATATCATTCAGCATGTTCTTAACAGCCATTGCGCTCACTCACCTCTTCAGTTTTATCTATATTATAGATAGACTTTGACAAAGATCACATGCACGCTGTTTAGATTTGATATATACTTTTTTTGGTTCATACCAATAACAAAAGGAGCTTATTATGAATGCATTCGTTCACATCACAGCAGACCGATTTCCGCTAGTCAGAGATATGGGCTGTAACACGACGGACACCTTATATATCCATCCTGATCGTGTACTCGACTATCATGTCTTCCTGTTCGTTGTTGAAGGTGTGATGCAAGTGATTGAAGAAGACATCCACTATTCCGTAGGTAAAGGCGAGTTCTTGTTCTTAAATAAAAGCTTGCACCACTGGGGGCTACCAGAAACACCTGCAGGAACATCATGGTACTGGATTCATTTTGATACAGAAGAAGATGCATCTGTGCAATATAAAGACCATGCTCCACTGCCCGAATTGCAGTATTACTATCCAGATTTCTATAAATATCATATTCCGTTACCAAAATACGGAACTGCGCCCATACGTACAGAAGAGTTTTTTGTAAATATCCTTAAGAACGTTCATTATCCCACTCAGCATCATATGATTCGGACGAGTAATCAGGTATATCAATTTTTCCTGGAATTCTTCACTCAACTGACACAGCACGACACTGCTCCTAATTCGAAGCAACAGCTTGTAGAACAAATCATGCTGCATTTGACCGATCGAATACATGAACCCTATGATGCTCAAGCTTTACAAGCTCACCTCAATATGAACTATAGCTATGTTTCCTCCATGTTCAAGAAAATAACGGGACAGAGTATCATTAGTGCGCATACACAGTTGAAAATGAACAAAGCTATAGCTTTGATGCGTAACAGCCATTTACAACTTAATGAAATTAGTGATCTACTGGGGTATCAGAATCAATTTTATTTCAGCCGGGTCTTCAAGAAGATTTATGGACAATCTCCCTCTACATTTATGAAGCAATTATATTGAACCTAAAACTGTTTTCATACGATAGCAAGAAGGTGCAGCGGAAGTTTATTTAAAGAATGAGAGTACGCCCTATAACAAGAAAGCCCGCAGCGTATAAACCGCTGCGGACCTTCTTACGTCGACACCCCGTATCGACTGAATAATTGAACTTTGCAAATGCTGCTGAGGTGAAGTAACTTAGGGAAGTTTGGAACTGTAGGAGCGTAGCGCTCGCCTTTGTCTCCGGATGTTATCCGCATAAGCGGTAAAATCAAGAACATCTGGAGACAACAGCGACCGAAAGCCCAAACATTCCCGTAGTTACTGTCATCACCGAGCAGTCTTTGCTATAAGAATTTCATTCAAATCATTCGGTCGATTTTTTCACAGGAACATAAATCTCCATCACCGTATCCGGCCGCGAATGGCAGCGTTCGTCATAGAATTCGAAATCCAGCTTGCTGTCATCATAGACGTAGCCACTATCCTTAAACCATTCTTCGAAGATATACTTCCATGTGCTTTTTATGACCTGCGCAAATTCTACTTGTTCGATATCCGTTGAAGTATCCACTGGCGGCGTTGTGAACACGGCATATTCAGCCTCTGGCACATCCATCGTCAGCATGTCGTCCTGTACCTTGGAATAGTCCTCCACAATAACACCCAGAAGATAGGTGGCATTGCCATTGTCTGAGGATGGAATACACAAACCGACTTCTCCGTGTTTAGGTGGGTTTAGTATTTTGTACATTTTTGACTCTAGGTTCTCACCCTCATAGTGGCTCCAAAAAGAAGCAATATCCTTCGTGTACATACTTCCAGCAACATTAGTTTGGATCCCATACCCAGCGACCTTAAATGCAGGCTTGCTAACAATAACAGGGTTCATTATAAAACCTCCGATTTCAAATAGTGTTTTTCCATTAATAAATCCGTCCATCCGTGCGGCATATTGTGTCGGACTATATCCGAATGCCTTACGAAAGGCCTTAGTGAATCCGCTTTGTGTCTCAAAACCATAGTCCAGCGCAATATCAATGATCCTTCTACCGGCAAACAATTCAATCGACGCTAAAGATAACTTCCGGCTCCGCACATACTCCATCACGGACATTTCCTTGCATAAGCTGAACACTCGGCAAAAATGATACACCGAATATCCCACCTCAGCGGCTATTTCTTCCACCGTTATATTTTCTTTGATATGAGTCTCAATATATTCAACACACTTCTCTATATCTTTACTGTAATTCAAGTGCAGCACCAGCCCTCCCCCGTACGGTGATTTCATTATATCAACTGCGAACGAGGAGGATTGTTCCTGTTTTGCTGAGCTGATGAACACTACCTGATTCTTGCCATAACCAAACTATAGAAACCTGCGAATCTGCAGCTTCTTACACTGGTATCTTCCTCATCCGACTCAAAACCTGCAAAAGTACACGCATTCACCCTACTTAAGGCTTGAAAGTGTCTGACAGCGCAAGAAACCTGCAGATTCGCAGGAATCACCAGATCAAGAAGCTTTACCATATAAAAAAATGTACTTCTGCAGGTTTCACTTATTGATGCACGTAAACATTCTGACAGTATAAAAAAAGACCGCCAATTGGCGGCCTGCAAATGTACTTGTATTCTTTTTAACCGATTGAGCAGACTCTAACGCATACTTTAAAAGCCCACTCCCCCAAAATCTCTAAACGATTTCACGATTTTTTCACGTTTATCCATTGTTTCAGGAAGTTTTGCTTGTGAAGATTTCAAAATAATATTTTTCACA
This window of the Paenibacillus sp. FSL R10-2734 genome carries:
- a CDS encoding carbon-nitrogen hydrolase family protein — translated: MSRWEEDARVRISLIQSQHFLYDVKHPGEYSVNHLFARRDAVLQEVFTLSTAAAQQGTDLIVTTESVNISLFSGDDRYDLIQTAEAMDGPLIAKFAALAKSYRTYIVAGLFTAREGKVYNSAVLFNRNGDIQGVYDKTHLTPGEQMQLTAGSQYPIFETEFGNLGMLVCFDMQFPEAVRELALAGADLIACPTWGWENLYGLCRAYESSVYIAAANALPPHGIMWDWCNPSCIVDPMGKVLAVGPKDQAGIIRTEVDIRKEPVEQYTDSPGNQSMRKIRASLRRPDTYHLTVHANPPLLDRYK
- a CDS encoding beta-L-arabinofuranosidase domain-containing protein, which encodes MAVKNMLNDIPSNEVHLLKGPLKKRFEINKSYIMSLTNENLLRTFYLESGLWSYSGNGGTTSATTTSMEGPDQWHWGWESPTCELRGHIMGHWLSAAARIYSQTKDPLVKAKADYIVSELARCQEANGGEWLAAFPETYMHRIAKGNFVWAPHYTIHKLLMGLNEMYTLGANKTALQLMKGIAAWFYRWTSSFTQEQMDELLDLETGGMLETWADLYGITGDIHHLELIRKYDRRRFFDALLEGQDVLTNKHANTQIPEVLGAARAWEVTGEERYRKVVEAFWTCAVEQRGYVATGAGDNGELWMPAGEMSARLGVGQEHCCNYNMMRLAHMLLRWTGDPAYADYWERRFYNGVLAHQHHETGMISYFLGMGPGSKKNWGSRTQHFWCCHGTLMQANAAYEQQIYLQDKAGIAICQWLPSQMKLMVEGQQICLRIEQEGQHGIYPLNNWSVEGMTTITKVNIPSIPTHRPDSFIYTITVQVEKPSVFSLKLRMPWWMVGGPKIVVNGEQFSAQNMTAMTFVELNREWQDGDVVSVEFKKHLVTEVLPGNSEMYAFLDGPIVLAGITSAERILIGDPQNPSSIVEPDQERNHSWWNPGYYKTKKLDHGIRFIPLYEVQDETYSVYFPIH
- a CDS encoding AraC family transcriptional regulator translates to MNAFVHITADRFPLVRDMGCNTTDTLYIHPDRVLDYHVFLFVVEGVMQVIEEDIHYSVGKGEFLFLNKSLHHWGLPETPAGTSWYWIHFDTEEDASVQYKDHAPLPELQYYYPDFYKYHIPLPKYGTAPIRTEEFFVNILKNVHYPTQHHMIRTSNQVYQFFLEFFTQLTQHDTAPNSKQQLVEQIMLHLTDRIHEPYDAQALQAHLNMNYSYVSSMFKKITGQSIISAHTQLKMNKAIALMRNSHLQLNEISDLLGYQNQFYFSRVFKKIYGQSPSTFMKQLY
- a CDS encoding AraC family transcriptional regulator → MKSPYGGGLVLHLNYSKDIEKCVEYIETHIKENITVEEIAAEVGYSVYHFCRVFSLCKEMSVMEYVRSRKLSLASIELFAGRRIIDIALDYGFETQSGFTKAFRKAFGYSPTQYAARMDGFINGKTLFEIGGFIMNPVIVSKPAFKVAGYGIQTNVAGSMYTKDIASFWSHYEGENLESKMYKILNPPKHGEVGLCIPSSDNGNATYLLGVIVEDYSKVQDDMLTMDVPEAEYAVFTTPPVDTSTDIEQVEFAQVIKSTWKYIFEEWFKDSGYVYDDSKLDFEFYDERCHSRPDTVMEIYVPVKKSTE